The proteins below are encoded in one region of Triticum aestivum cultivar Chinese Spring chromosome 1B, IWGSC CS RefSeq v2.1, whole genome shotgun sequence:
- the LOC123127060 gene encoding uncharacterized protein isoform X2, with the protein MIGSECMQALHFVSNADYILVNGSIRMRDSLAHIRVYSMSIVTKYNDITQHYLTSTAYMFTWIFRKGQDHPPPPPVFWQTDIRRRDLAVRYRANHLLPRSNHLLLQTAPTCC; encoded by the exons ATGATCGGCTCGGAGTGCATGCAGGCGTTGCATTTCGTCAG CAATGCTGATTACATATTAGTTAATGGCTCTATAAGGATGCGTGATTCCCTCGCGCACATACGTGTTTACTCTATGAG TATTGTTACAAAGTACAACGACATCACCCAGCACTACCTCACCTCCACTGCATATATGTTTACTTGGATCTTCAGAAAAGGGCAAgaccacccacccccacccccagtTTTTTG GCAGACGGATATACGCAGGAGAGACTTGGCCGTACGGTACAGGGCTAATCATCTCCTGCCCAGGAGCAATCATCTCCTGCTCCAAACAGCCCCGACGTGCTGCTGA
- the LOC123127060 gene encoding uncharacterized protein isoform X1, giving the protein MIGSECMQALHFVSNADYILVNGSIRMRDSLAHIRVYSMRLTLVNCTKTGRRIYAGETWPYGTGLIISCPGAIISCSKQPRRAAECSTIQELYQLRYGNHCRILQQLMHLASCMFCPLRADHPACTGRSWSSVQKLEVV; this is encoded by the exons ATGATCGGCTCGGAGTGCATGCAGGCGTTGCATTTCGTCAG CAATGCTGATTACATATTAGTTAATGGCTCTATAAGGATGCGTGATTCCCTCGCGCACATACGTGTTTACTCTATGAG ACTTACTCTTGTAAACTGCACAAAGACAGGCAGACGGATATACGCAGGAGAGACTTGGCCGTACGGTACAGGGCTAATCATCTCCTGCCCAGGAGCAATCATCTCCTGCTCCAAACAGCCCCGACGTGCTGCTGAGTGTTCTACCATCCAGGAATTGT ATCAACTGAGGTATGGAAATCACTGCCGCATTTTGCAGCAGTTGATGCATCTTGCATCTTGCATGTTCTGCCCACTCCGAGCCGATCATCCTGCATGCACTGGTCGAAGCTGGAGTTCGGTTCAGAAGTTGGAGGTCGTGTAA
- the LOC123127060 gene encoding uncharacterized protein isoform X3 gives MIGSECMQALHFVSNADYILVNGSIRMRDSLAHIRVYSMSIVTKYNDITQHYLTSTAYMFTWIFRKGQTDIRRRDLAVRYRANHLLPRSNHLLLQTAPTCC, from the exons ATGATCGGCTCGGAGTGCATGCAGGCGTTGCATTTCGTCAG CAATGCTGATTACATATTAGTTAATGGCTCTATAAGGATGCGTGATTCCCTCGCGCACATACGTGTTTACTCTATGAG TATTGTTACAAAGTACAACGACATCACCCAGCACTACCTCACCTCCACTGCATATATGTTTACTTGGATCTTCAGAAAAGG GCAGACGGATATACGCAGGAGAGACTTGGCCGTACGGTACAGGGCTAATCATCTCCTGCCCAGGAGCAATCATCTCCTGCTCCAAACAGCCCCGACGTGCTGCTGA